The DNA sequence TTTTTGCTTATAATTTATTTCTTTACCTGCGCTACAAACCAATCGAGTCCGTTTCGGATGATTTATTGCCAACCTGTACCGTTATCGTTCCTGCTTATAATGAAGGGAAATTGGTTTGGGATACTTTATTGAGTTTGGCCGAAAGTGATTTTCCGGAGCAAAAACTACAAATACTTGCTATTGATGATGGGAGTAAAGATGATACTTGGTACTGGATGCAACAAGCAAAAATAAAGTTAGGAGATCGTTTGACTATTTTTCAGCAACCTGAAAATGCCGGAAAACGACATGCACTTCACCGTGGATTTGAACTTGGTACGGGAGAAATTTTTGTAACCGTAGATAGCGATTCGATCGTAAAAAAGGATACTTTGAGAAATTTAGTGAGTCCTTTTATAATTGACGAAAAATGTGGTGCAGTCGCCGGGAATGTTCTTGTTTTGAATAATAAAAAAGCATTGCTTCCTAAAATGTTAAACGTAAGTTTTGTAATGAGTTTTGAATTTATGCGTTCTGCTGAAAGTAGTCTGGGATCGGTGCTTTGTACTCCGGGTGCAGCAGCGGCATACCGCAGAGATGCTGTTTTGGAATGTCTTCCGGAATGGATCAATCAAACCTTTATGGGACAACCTTCTGATATTGGAGAAGATCGTGCGATGACCAATATGATTCTAAAACAAGGACTTCATGTCTTGTTTCAGCGAAATGCTTTAGTGTTAACAAATGTGCCGGAAGAATATACCGGTCTATACAAAATGTTTATCAGATGGAGCAGGAGTAATGTGCGTGAGAATCTTATGATGGCACAATATGTTTTTAAAGATTTTAGAAAAGGATCTAAGTTTGGTACAAGACTTTTGTTTGTGAACCAATCTTTGCAAATCATTTTAGCATATCCGTTTCTGATTTTTATGCTGTTTTTTATACTGACACATCCGTTGTTATTTTTAAGCTCGACTTTGTTGAGTATCTTGATAGTGTCTACTTTTCCGGTTTTATTTTACGCCAAAAGATACAATTTTGCTGATTCACTATGGGCATATTCCTATAGTATATTCTACACCTTTAGTTTGTTCTGGATAACGCCTTACGCAATTGTTACAGCAAATAAAAGAGGATGGTTAACCCGTGGACTGTCGGATAAAAATTAAAAGTGAAAATTGAAGAGTAAAAAGTGAAAATTGTAATTTTGAATTGATTGAGATTAATTTGTTTGAAAAGCTCCTGTTCGACTGAACAGGAGCTTTCTTGTTTTATAACTTATTTAAATGGCAAACCTCTAAAAAGCTAAATTCTAATTAATTCGAGTTGCTGGCTAATTGTTTTTTTTTCAATCTGAATAGCCTCGAGCTTTAGCTCAATGTCATTAAGTTAAGAGCTTTTTCACGCAGATTTTGCAGATTTTGCGGATTTTTTTTATTACATCCTGCTAAAATCTGCAGATTTTGCGTGAGATTTTTTTAGACAATCTTATAACTTGTTTCATTTTAGTTATAAGAGAACTGGCAACTTGAATTAATTGATGACCTTTTTAGAATAAACAGTACCATTTGTATCTTTTAGTTTAATAATATACATCTGGTGATTGTTTAATACTGGTAAATCATAGTGGGTGGAATTAATTTTATCGAAATGAAATAAAACTTTACCGGTAATATCGTAAACATAGATTTCCTGCAATAGTATCTTATTGGCTTCAACCCTGAAAGAACCGTTGTTTTTATAGATAACATAAGATGGTAGCTCACTTTCGAAATTTTCAACACCCAATGTTCCACTTTTGATTATTATACCATAGTCTTCAACATCAAAAACATTTGATGAACTTGGATAACAGCCGGAGTCTGATATTGCTGCATCAGAGTAAGGGTCTAAATCAGAAGAAGAAGATCTGTAAACGATACGCATCGTTAAAATTTTATTACTTACAACCTGATTAGGAATTACAATATTGTGCGATAAAACAGTACGTAGTGTTTGGGTTTGGTCTCTCATTTGTTTACCGGCAAAGATGACTTCACTTTTATTAAAAACCCCGTCATTATTATAGTCAATCCAAGCTTTAACATAACTATTACGACTTGTTATAGTAGAGATAGAGGCTTGTAATTGGTAACTTTTAGAGGTTTGAACTTCGGTAATTTTTGAACATTTAAAATCAGAGTATTGTTCATTTAGACTTACAGGAGTTGTGTTTTGTATGGTGTTAAATTCTACTTTACTTAATGCTGCTCCAAAGTTTCCGCTTTGGTACGTTCCAAATTTACAAGACGGAGCAGTTCCGGTCTCGCCTATAGTAATAAGCTTTGATTTTGTTTTTGTAACAGTTCCTGCTGAAGTAGTGATGGCTAATGTTACATCATAAGTTCCGCCTTGTGTCAAAGCAAAACTTGGATTCTGCACCGTAGAGTTTAATGTTGTAGTGCCATTGGTAACAGTCCAAAGAAAACTAATGCCGGGATATTGGCTGTTTGGTAAAAGGCTGTTAGGGATACACGTTGAGGCATCTCTTAGTGTAACGCTATTATTAGAAGGGCAGATTATAGTTTTATCTGCAACAAAATCAACTTCTGCTTGTTGTACCGGTACTAAAGATAAATTTCCGTTTTGAGCCAATAAACCTTTTCGGGTTGTTTCTAATGTAGCGATCATTCTGTCGATTTGGTCTTGTGTAAACATGAATTTACAAGAGTTCGGAGAATACGACATTATATTATTCATAAAGTATTTATTACTTTTTAACGATAATCCAGTTCTCGAATCAACATAATTTAGAGCACATGCATTAATGTCTTCGTCTTTGTTTTTATCACAATCCTGATTTGTTTCGAGATGTGGCGGGGTATCTTCACAAAGATCCCCTGAAGCAGGGGCTAATGACGGACATGTAGTATCGGAACTTCCCTCAAAAGTATGACGTAGGCCTAATCCATGTCCTATTTCGTGTGCAATTGTTTTGTTATTGAGATCATAGGCAAGCGTTGCGTTAATAAAAGCCCCGTCTGTGCTTGTTCCGGGATAATAAGCATAACCGTTAACTCCTGGAACTTTTGCTAAATAAACATTGTAATATTTTTTTGGATCCCACTGCATGGCCGCTCTAATTTGGGAATCGGGCACTCCGGTCTTATCATTTATTCCGCCGCTAACGTAAGTAGCGTTGTTTGAATAATCATATCTTTCAATACCGTTAGTACAATTTCCTTTTGGATCACGTACTGCCAAAACAAATTCGATTTTAGAATCTAAACCATAACGCTTATCAAAATTCACATCACCATTTAAATAGCGATAGTATAGATTTAATCTTTTTACATAGTTTAAGACCACCTCTTCAGATAAATTTAATCCTGTTCCTAAAGCTTCACCTGTATGTATAATATGTATCACAATTGGAATTTGATAAAGAACAGTCGCGTTGTTTTTTGAGGTTTTTGAAAACTCGTCGCGTTCTTTTATCTTTTGCTGTAATTGCATTTCCTGCATTTTAAGAACAGCAGGGTCAATTTTATTTAATTCAATCTTAAAGCCGCATTTGTTATCAATATCCTGCGCCAGAATTTTTAAAGAGAATAATAAAAAGAGAATAAAGTAGTTTTTTTTCATAATAAAAGTGGGGTTAGTCGAATAGAGAATTATTTGGAAAAATAAGTCAAGTATTCATTAAAGTCAGCAAAAATGTAAAATATTTTGATATAAAGCATCATAAATAAGTAATAATTCTTATAATACTAAGATAGTTGTCAAAAAAAAGCATAACAGAAGTTATGCTTAAAACTAATAAAAAACTAAAAATTCATGAAACCTCTTTCTTTGTATTGGCACAAATATAAGATGAGCAGTTTGAAAGAGTTTGTACTGATTCATATATGATTTATATGAGTTTATATTTGTAAATAATATTTATATTAACGTTACTAAAAGTATGAATATTCTTGTTTTTATTTAAGAGGTAATTCTAAGATTATTGGATATATGAACATAAGTTGTCTTTAAGATTTCGTAATTCTCGATGCGCATAATTATTAAGCATGAGATAAATAGTGCTACGCGCTCCCTTTCTGAGTATTTGTTTTGAAGGGTAAATTGAATGAATGTAACGACTCTTTTACCTTTAAGATTAGAATCTCTAATGTAATTCTAATGATTTTCTAATCTGCTTATTTAGATTAAGTAAAAATAGATTGCTAGTTTTGCCTTCCTATTTTAAGAAATTCAAAAAAAATGCGTTTACTATTGCTCATGTTCTTGCTGGTTAATTTTTCGGCCTGGTCTCAAAACGGAAATGTTGGTGGAAAAGTTACTTTTAATGACAAGGAACATGCTTTTGGTGCAACAGTAATGGTCATGGGGACTCAAAAATACGTGGTGGTAGACAATGAGGGCCGATTTGAAATTAAGGGACTTCCTTATGGAGCGCATACTTTAGAGGTTTCTTCTGCAGAGGCTCAAACAAAAACAGTTGATATTGTTTTAGACCGTCCTTCTTTGACAGTTGCCATAACAGTAGAAAAGAAAGGGGCACAGGGTTTAAAGGAAGTTGTTATTCAAAAAACATCGGTTAAAAAAGAGATTATCAACAAAGGGTTTTCTGTAAACGTAATTGAGACGGAAGAAGCAGCCAAAAGAAATCTTCAAACAAACGATTTATTAGACCGATCCGTAGGGGTTAGAATTCGACAAAACGGGGGACTGGGTTCCAGAGTGGATTACAACCTAAACGGAATGTCAGGAAATGCAGTACGCGTATTTATTGACGGAATTTCGATTTCTACTTATGGCCCATCCTTCAGTTTAAATAGTATCCCACCGGCGCTAATAGAGCGTATCGAAGTGTACAAAGGCGTTATTCCCGCACACCTGGCTGATGATGCATTAGGTGGAGCTATCAACGTTATTCTTAAAAACGGAGCTAAAAATACTTTAAACGCTTCTGTTTCATACGGTTCATTCAATACTTTTCAAGCCAATCTAAATGCAAGTTATCGTGCTAAGTCCGGTTTTACGGTAAAAGCATCGGGATTTTCAAATTACTCCGACAACGATTATGAAGTATGGGGAAGATTTGTTTACAATATAAATCCTGGTGGGCAACGTATTCCAACGAGAGTTAAACGTTTTGAGAGTATGTACCGCTCTTATGGCGGAAGGATAGAGGCTGGTTTTACAAAAGTTAAATGGGCTGATGCTTTTTTGATCGGATACAATGGTTCAGCAGATTACAATCAAATCCAACACGGTCAATATATGACCAAACCCTATAAAGGTCGTTTTACGGAATCTGAGGCTCATGTGCTTAGTTTGAATTATGCCAAAAAGGACTTTTTGGTAAAAGGGCTTGAATTTACTCTGAACGCGGTTTATAGCCAGAGAAATGAGATCGTAAATGATACCGTTAAATGGGTTTATAATTGGGATGGTAAGAAGTCAATTGGTATACATGGAGTGCCACTTTTGACACCTTTGGGTGCTCAACAAGGCGCGGCAACACTAATTACAATTAAAAATAACATACTAAATACAAGAGCGGCATTAAATTACAGCTTGAATGAAAATCACAAAATAACAATTGGTAGCATGTTTTATGATTCAGATCGAAGTGATTTAGATATAATGAAACCCGAATTGCAAAGAACTTATGAACCTAAGAGTGATTATCAAAAAAGCATTACCTCGTTGGGTTATGAAATGAGTGCTTTTGAGAATCGTTTGAAAACAAATCTTTTCGGTAAGTTTTATGAGCAAAAGTACGTATACAGAAACTGGAGCTTGGTACAAAATGTTATAACGGAAAAGATAACCAAAAACACCACCTCGGTTTATGGTTATGGATTTGCAGGATCTTATTATGTGACACCAAAAGTGATGGTTTCGGCCTCTGCAGAAAGAGCATACCGATTACCGTCTGATGATGAAATATTTGGTAGACCCGGACAAAATATTTTACCTAACCTTGCTTTAGGACCAGAGTTAAGTAATAACCTGAATGTAGGATTAAGATTTGGTCCTTATAAATACAACGCGCATAAAATCTCTTGGGGTGGATCTTATTTTTGGAGGAATTCCGAAGATAAAATTGCTCAAAGAATAAGTGACAGAGTAAATGAAGCAATCGAGGCATCGCCTTATGTGAATGTGGGAAGAGCGCAGTCAGTTGGTTTTGAAGCCTCAGCCGAGTATGTTTACGATAACAGATTGTTTGTGTCTTTGAACATGTCAAAATTCAATTCTTTATATAAAACGAAGTATGATAGTAATGGTAATCTCGTTCCATGGTATAACCGGCAGTTGCCAAACGAGCCCTTTTTTACAGTGAATGGAAGTGTTCAATACAATTTTAAAAATATTATACAGAGTGAATCAGAGTTTAATCTGTATTACAATTTTGGTTATGTAGCTCCTTTTTATACGTCATGGCAGAAAGAACTGGATTTTGCTCCGGCACAGTTTCCGCAGGATTTGGGAGCCAGTTATACGTTTCCAAATAAAAAATTTGTAGTGAGCTTGGATGCCAGAAATATTTTTAACGAACAGATATATGATAATTTTGGTGCTCAAAAACCCGGAAGAGCCTTTTATGTGAAGTTGAACTATACGATCAGTAAATTTTAATAATTAAATTTTTAATACAATAAATATGAAAAAGAGTACCTTTAAATTACTTGCATGTGGTTTGGTTCTAACCACATTTGGATTGGCAACTAGCTGCAGTAGTGACGATAAAAAAGAAGAGGTTATTGTTGCTCCGCCAGCAGCAGATAGTCGTTGGATCACTCTTGCAGGAGCTTTAATGCAAGATCAGCCAGGGGATGGAAATGGTGGAACCAAAGTGTTTTCGATTAGTAAAGAAAATGCAAAAGATCCTGCTTTCTCTGTTAATGTTTTTGACGACGGAGCTCCGGTACAATCAAGCAGAACGGCACGTTTACAATCTTCTGTAGATGGTAGTACACTTTTTAATATTACCTATACAGGAGCAAATGGAGGTGAATTTATGACTTATACTGTAGGTGGTGGAAAAAACTTTATTCAATCAGGAACTACTGTAAATATTTCACAATATGCAGGGACATCACCTAGATGGAACAAACTTTTTGACGGAGATAAAACAGGTGTAGCAGTAAACATAACAACTCCGGTTGTAGTTACAAATGAAGATAAAAGCTACAAACACACTAGAGGTGGAGCTACCGTATTGTCTTTAGATTTAAAAGGGATAGCAATTTCTGCTGCTCAACAATACCAAATTCCATTGTCAGATGCAGAAGAAGCTTTAGGGCACTATATTTTTCGTTTAGACGCTCCAACTCTTAATAAAGCAGGAGATAAATTGATTATTGGTACCTGGATGGCTAAGACTAACCCAGCTACAGGACAGCAAGATAAAGAATTTACTCGTATTGGCTCTAAATCTGTCGTAGTAGATTATCCTTCATTAAAAAATCCTCAGATTATTACTTCTACAGTAGCTTTTGGAGATACAAGTGGTTTTAGAAGTTTTAACAGTTTTCTTGCTACTGACGGAAACATTTATCAGGCAACTCAGAGAGATTTAATTAAAGGTTCTTATATCTTAAAAATCAATCAAAACAATCAATACGATAACACTTATGACTTTAGTTTAGATACTGCTTTAGGAGTAAAAGGTTCTTATGTAGAAGCTTGGAGATATGTTGGTAATGGTATTGCGTATGCAGTATACAGAGTTGGAGCTAGCAAGCAAAGTTTTGTAGCCAGAATTGATCTTACTGCAAAAACAGCTAAATTAGTAGAGGGTATTCCATATGATGCAGATTTAAGTTTTGAGCAGTATCAAGGTTTTGTGGTAGATAAAAATGAACTTTTTATTGCAGTTACTCCTGTTGGTAAAGATGGTAATATCTATATTTTGGATGGTAAAACCGGAGCCGTTACAAAAGGTGCTAAATTAATTAATAAAACTGGAAATCGCTATATTGGAGTGTTCTAGGATTTTTGTTGAAAAATTAGAACAGAATCATTAATTCTTATTTTGAAATATTCTAAATAAGAACTAACTTTCCGCCTCGAAATCACGGGGCGGATTGTTTCGTTTCATACACTACCATTTGTTATTATTTAAATTATGAAAAAAATACTTTTTACTGCCATAATCGCAGCGACATTGCAGGTTAACGCTCAGGAAAATAAACTTTTAGATGCAAATTTCTGGAAAGCTTCTCCAAATTTAGCGACTTTAAAAGCTGAAATAGAAAAAGGAAATAATCCTGCAGAATTAAATGCAAATGCCTTCGATCCGGTTGTTTTGGCCATTAATAATAGTGCACCTCTTGAGGATATAAAATATTTGTTAGAGCTCCCTGGTAATGCAACTAATAAAATGACACACGATAATCGTATTTATTTGCATTGGGCGGCTTACAAAGGAAACACAGAACTGGTACAACATCTTATTGCCAAAGGTTCTGATATTAATCTGGAAGACAGCCATGGCACAACACCAATTGCATTTGCTGCTTCGGCAGGGGTAAATAATCCAACGACATATGATGCTTTTTTTAAAGCAGGAATTGATCCTAAGAAAAAATACAGTGAGGGAGCAACCCTTTTATTGCTTGCGATTCCCGGCGATAAAGATTTAACCATTACTGACTATTTAGTATCAAAAGGTTTATCTCTTAAAGAGGTTGATAGTCATGGAAATACTGCTTTTGACTATGCAGCAAGATCAGGGAATGTTGATTTATTGAAAAAATTAGCTGCCAAAGGAGTAAAATATACAGATAATGCTTTAATAACAGCAGCTCAAGGAATGAGAAGAAGTGCAAATTCTATTGAAGTGTTTAAATACTTGGTAGATGATTTAAAATTAAAACCAACTGCAACTGCTTCAAATGGGCAAACAGTACTTCATATCATTGCTTATAAAGAAAAGCAAGCTGAGATTGTAAAGTATTTTATAGACAAAGGAGTAGACGCAAACAAAGCCGATAAAGAAGGAAATACAGCTTTAATCATTGCAGCAGCAGGAAAAGATGTTGAGTTAATACAAACATTGTTGCCAAAAGTAAAAAATATCAATGCAGTAAATACTAAAGGAGAGTCTGCATTAACTGCGGCCGTAAAAGGAAGTTCTACAGAAGTGATTTCGTTGCTTTTAAGCAAAGGAGCTGACATCAATGTTAAGGACACGGCAGGAAACAATTTGGCATTCTATCTGATTGAATCTTACAAAGGTTCAAGAGGCGGAGCGCAAAAAGATGATTTTGACGATAAATTGAATTTATTAAAGAGTAAAGGAATTAACTTTGCAGCGCAACAAAAAGACGGAAGCACCCTGTATTATACTGCTGCAGCCAAAAACAATATCGCTTTGTTGAAAAAACTGGACGGATTAAACATTGATGTCAATGCTAAAAACAAAGAAGGTTTAACAGCATTACACAAAGCAGCAATGATTGCAAAAGACGATAGTGTTTTGAAGTATTTGTTGTCGATCGGGGCTAAAAAAGAGATTAAAACTGAATTTGACGAAACGGCTTATAATCTGGCACAAGAGAATGAATTGTTAACAAAGAATAATATAGCAATTGACTTTTTAAAATAGTAAATAAATATAAATGAAATCAGTATCTAAAATCTGCCTGATGGCAGTACTTGTATCCCTATTTTCTTTTCAGGCTTCGGCACAAACCACCAAATACAAATGTCTTTTGCAAATGTCAAACTATGTAGGTGAAGGAGCTTATGTAGCTGTATCGCTTATTAATGCTAAAGGAGAATATGAAAAAACCCTGTATGTAATGGGTGATGATAAAAAATGGTATACAAGTTTAAAAGAATGGCATAAATTCAGTTCTAAAAAGGCAGATGTAAGTGCAAAAACAGGTGCTTCTGTTACCGGAGGAGACCGCAGTGTGACGATGTTTGAAATCGAAACCGCTAAAATAGACAAAGGGTATAAAATACGTTTTGAATCAGCAGTTGAAGATCAAAAATATCACGTTACAGACGCAGAAATACCTTTAACAACAGCTGGTATTACTGAAAAAGTGGAAGGTAAAGGCTACATTAGATATGTAAAACTTAGCAATATATAAGGCATATGACATTATCCGTTTGGAGATATGCTCATTTAACTTTGGCGGTATTTTCTTCACTCTTTCTTGTTTTGGCATCGCTTACCGGAGTGGTACTTGCTGTCGACGCAATAGGGGAGAAAATACCGCCTTATCGTGTAGCTAATTTTGAGAATTTGTCAGTAGCGGAGGTTCTTCCTGCGTTGACTAAAAATTATCTGGAAGTTAGTGAAATCAGCGTAGATCACAATCAATTTACAACATTAAAAGGTCTTGATGAAGACGGCAACGATGTTGATGCATACATTAATCCTGTTACCGGCAAAGTGGTAGGGAAAAACCAAAAGAAAAGCGATTTTATACAATGGGTTACTTCACTTCACCGTTCTCTTTTTTTACATGAAGCCGGAAGACTTTTTGTAGGCGTTAATTCTTTTTTACTTTTTCTGATTGCTATTTCGGGTTCCGTATTAGTGATACAGAGACAAAAAGGAGTACGACGTTTTTTCTCTAAAATTATTAAAGACAGTTTTGTACAATATTACCATGTTATCTTAGGAAGACTGATGTTAATTCCTATTTTGATCATGGCACTTTCGGGTACGTATCTTTCAATGCAAAGATTTAAACTTTTCCCTGAAAACAAAAACGATCAGAAAGAAGTACAAGTTGAAAATAAGACCCTTAAACAGCAGAGCATTGCCGATTTTGAAATTTTCAAAAAGACTAAACTTTCTGAAGTTCAAAAAATAGAATTCCCTTTTGATACAGAAGATCCCGAAGAAGTTTATGTACTGAAATTAACAGACCGTGAAATACAGGTAAACCAGTTTACAGGGCAAATTAGTAGTGAAGTACACTATCCAACTACAGTTTTGCTCGAAAACCTGAGCCTTGATCTCCATACCGGAAGAGCAAGTGCCATTTGGGCAATCGTTTTGGCAATAGCAGCACTAAACATCCTGTTTTTTATTTATTCCGGATTTGCAATTACTTTACGTCGTAGAGAAACCCGAATTAAAAACAAACACAAAGCAAAAGACAGTCAATTTATTTTACTGGCCGGTTCAGAAAACGGAAGTA is a window from the Flavobacterium cupriresistens genome containing:
- a CDS encoding DUF2271 domain-containing protein; translation: MKSVSKICLMAVLVSLFSFQASAQTTKYKCLLQMSNYVGEGAYVAVSLINAKGEYEKTLYVMGDDKKWYTSLKEWHKFSSKKADVSAKTGASVTGGDRSVTMFEIETAKIDKGYKIRFESAVEDQKYHVTDAEIPLTTAGITEKVEGKGYIRYVKLSNI
- a CDS encoding TonB-dependent receptor; this translates as MRLLLLMFLLVNFSAWSQNGNVGGKVTFNDKEHAFGATVMVMGTQKYVVVDNEGRFEIKGLPYGAHTLEVSSAEAQTKTVDIVLDRPSLTVAITVEKKGAQGLKEVVIQKTSVKKEIINKGFSVNVIETEEAAKRNLQTNDLLDRSVGVRIRQNGGLGSRVDYNLNGMSGNAVRVFIDGISISTYGPSFSLNSIPPALIERIEVYKGVIPAHLADDALGGAINVILKNGAKNTLNASVSYGSFNTFQANLNASYRAKSGFTVKASGFSNYSDNDYEVWGRFVYNINPGGQRIPTRVKRFESMYRSYGGRIEAGFTKVKWADAFLIGYNGSADYNQIQHGQYMTKPYKGRFTESEAHVLSLNYAKKDFLVKGLEFTLNAVYSQRNEIVNDTVKWVYNWDGKKSIGIHGVPLLTPLGAQQGAATLITIKNNILNTRAALNYSLNENHKITIGSMFYDSDRSDLDIMKPELQRTYEPKSDYQKSITSLGYEMSAFENRLKTNLFGKFYEQKYVYRNWSLVQNVITEKITKNTTSVYGYGFAGSYYVTPKVMVSASAERAYRLPSDDEIFGRPGQNILPNLALGPELSNNLNVGLRFGPYKYNAHKISWGGSYFWRNSEDKIAQRISDRVNEAIEASPYVNVGRAQSVGFEASAEYVYDNRLFVSLNMSKFNSLYKTKYDSNGNLVPWYNRQLPNEPFFTVNGSVQYNFKNIIQSESEFNLYYNFGYVAPFYTSWQKELDFAPAQFPQDLGASYTFPNKKFVVSLDARNIFNEQIYDNFGAQKPGRAFYVKLNYTISKF
- a CDS encoding M43 family zinc metalloprotease: MKKNYFILFLLFSLKILAQDIDNKCGFKIELNKIDPAVLKMQEMQLQQKIKERDEFSKTSKNNATVLYQIPIVIHIIHTGEALGTGLNLSEEVVLNYVKRLNLYYRYLNGDVNFDKRYGLDSKIEFVLAVRDPKGNCTNGIERYDYSNNATYVSGGINDKTGVPDSQIRAAMQWDPKKYYNVYLAKVPGVNGYAYYPGTSTDGAFINATLAYDLNNKTIAHEIGHGLGLRHTFEGSSDTTCPSLAPASGDLCEDTPPHLETNQDCDKNKDEDINACALNYVDSRTGLSLKSNKYFMNNIMSYSPNSCKFMFTQDQIDRMIATLETTRKGLLAQNGNLSLVPVQQAEVDFVADKTIICPSNNSVTLRDASTCIPNSLLPNSQYPGISFLWTVTNGTTTLNSTVQNPSFALTQGGTYDVTLAITTSAGTVTKTKSKLITIGETGTAPSCKFGTYQSGNFGAALSKVEFNTIQNTTPVSLNEQYSDFKCSKITEVQTSKSYQLQASISTITSRNSYVKAWIDYNNDGVFNKSEVIFAGKQMRDQTQTLRTVLSHNIVIPNQVVSNKILTMRIVYRSSSSDLDPYSDAAISDSGCYPSSSNVFDVEDYGIIIKSGTLGVENFESELPSYVIYKNNGSFRVEANKILLQEIYVYDITGKVLFHFDKINSTHYDLPVLNNHQMYIIKLKDTNGTVYSKKVIN
- a CDS encoding glycosyltransferase family 2 protein, producing MKSETIISEQFYTTSDNTNNNEHSVSSSIFRFKSKTATNNSEEKASPLGLIVLASTFILMLTGAFMVHQFQTDFDQFQIDRINSSWGFPFLILAIALFVFQSGVFAYNLFLYLRYKPIESVSDDLLPTCTVIVPAYNEGKLVWDTLLSLAESDFPEQKLQILAIDDGSKDDTWYWMQQAKIKLGDRLTIFQQPENAGKRHALHRGFELGTGEIFVTVDSDSIVKKDTLRNLVSPFIIDEKCGAVAGNVLVLNNKKALLPKMLNVSFVMSFEFMRSAESSLGSVLCTPGAAAAYRRDAVLECLPEWINQTFMGQPSDIGEDRAMTNMILKQGLHVLFQRNALVLTNVPEEYTGLYKMFIRWSRSNVRENLMMAQYVFKDFRKGSKFGTRLLFVNQSLQIILAYPFLIFMLFFILTHPLLFLSSTLLSILIVSTFPVLFYAKRYNFADSLWAYSYSIFYTFSLFWITPYAIVTANKRGWLTRGLSDKN
- a CDS encoding ankyrin repeat domain-containing protein; the protein is MKKILFTAIIAATLQVNAQENKLLDANFWKASPNLATLKAEIEKGNNPAELNANAFDPVVLAINNSAPLEDIKYLLELPGNATNKMTHDNRIYLHWAAYKGNTELVQHLIAKGSDINLEDSHGTTPIAFAASAGVNNPTTYDAFFKAGIDPKKKYSEGATLLLLAIPGDKDLTITDYLVSKGLSLKEVDSHGNTAFDYAARSGNVDLLKKLAAKGVKYTDNALITAAQGMRRSANSIEVFKYLVDDLKLKPTATASNGQTVLHIIAYKEKQAEIVKYFIDKGVDANKADKEGNTALIIAAAGKDVELIQTLLPKVKNINAVNTKGESALTAAVKGSSTEVISLLLSKGADINVKDTAGNNLAFYLIESYKGSRGGAQKDDFDDKLNLLKSKGINFAAQQKDGSTLYYTAAAKNNIALLKKLDGLNIDVNAKNKEGLTALHKAAMIAKDDSVLKYLLSIGAKKEIKTEFDETAYNLAQENELLTKNNIAIDFLK